The Streptomyces sp. NBC_00435 nucleotide sequence TGACCGCCCTGGTCGGCTCCAGCCCGGCCGGAGCCGCCCCCTCCGGCACCGAAAGCCTGTACGCACCGTCCGCACTCGTACTGAGCGTGACCCAGGGCGACGACTCCGCGGGCGGTACGGTGCTGCGCGCCGTCACCCTCACCTGCGCGCCCCGGCCGAGCGGAACGCACCCGGCGGCGGCCGCCGCGTGCGCCGAGTTACGCGCCAACGCCCCCGAGCGGCTGGACGCACTCGCCGTGCCGCTCCCCGAAGCGACGTGTACCAGGGAGTGGGACCCGATGACCGTGAGGGCCGATGGTGTGTGGCAGGGCCGCCACCTGAGCTACACGTACACCTACTCCAACCAGTGCGGCATGCGGAACAGCACCGGTACGCTTTTCGGTTTCTGACCGCCGCCCCACGACCGCGGGAGGGTCAGCCCAGTTCCAGACTGGTGACCCCGTACATGCCGGTCAGGTCCAGATCCGGCTCCTGACCGGTGTACATCCGGGCGGTCTCGAAGGCCGG carries:
- a CDS encoding SSI family serine proteinase inhibitor; its protein translation is MRSVTRNLGLSSAAMGLVALTALVGSSPAGAAPSGTESLYAPSALVLSVTQGDDSAGGTVLRAVTLTCAPRPSGTHPAAAAACAELRANAPERLDALAVPLPEATCTREWDPMTVRADGVWQGRHLSYTYTYSNQCGMRNSTGTLFGF